The following proteins are co-located in the Halarcobacter sp. genome:
- a CDS encoding glycogen/starch synthase, which produces MNILFAASEIFPYAKTGGLADVAHALPESLRDEGQKVYTVMPLYNQVDREKYEIIYNGLTFDYWLFGVRHQFDIFENKNNRDELFIYNPVLCDRWGLYNDDFGDFGDNALRFGLFSYAVLEVMIRLKLKIDVVHVNDWQTSLIPLLMKTRYKLKQKTVLTIHNLAYQGIFPKKVMDELEIDWKSCFKFDGLEYFDNVNFLKAGISFSDSITTVSKTYAQEIQTPAFGETLDETLRVNSYKLKGIVNGISTEVFSPSKDKFIDKNFSIDEYGGKLENKINLCKELGLKDDKRALFIFVGRFTSQKGVDLILDAISLFKTYEANFVILGSGEDIYNHSFGSLVGVYDNIHIKIGYDEAFSRKLYASADFLLMPSLFEPCGLNQMIAMEYGVLPLVSKTGGLKDTVTDFTDIKDIENSSLGLGITFDEYNLFWFNHALAKAFSLYGNKDKFERISKHNMGVDNSWIHSAKEYLNLYKS; this is translated from the coding sequence ATGAATATTCTATTTGCCGCAAGTGAAATATTCCCTTATGCAAAAACAGGAGGCTTAGCAGATGTGGCTCATGCGCTTCCTGAGTCATTAAGAGACGAAGGGCAAAAAGTTTATACTGTTATGCCTTTATATAATCAAGTTGATAGAGAAAAATATGAAATTATTTACAATGGGCTAACTTTTGACTATTGGCTTTTTGGTGTTAGACACCAGTTTGATATTTTTGAAAATAAAAACAATAGGGATGAACTTTTTATTTATAATCCAGTTTTATGTGATAGATGGGGATTGTACAATGATGATTTTGGTGATTTTGGTGATAACGCTTTAAGATTTGGACTTTTTTCATATGCTGTATTAGAAGTTATGATAAGGCTGAAACTAAAAATAGATGTTGTTCATGTAAATGATTGGCAAACTTCTTTAATCCCATTACTTATGAAAACTAGATACAAACTAAAACAAAAAACAGTTTTAACTATACATAATTTGGCCTATCAAGGGATTTTTCCTAAAAAAGTGATGGATGAATTGGAAATAGACTGGAAAAGTTGTTTTAAATTTGATGGTTTAGAGTATTTTGATAATGTAAATTTTTTAAAAGCAGGAATATCTTTTAGTGATAGTATTACAACAGTTAGTAAAACATATGCGCAAGAGATACAAACTCCAGCTTTTGGTGAAACATTAGATGAAACATTGAGAGTTAATAGTTATAAATTAAAAGGTATTGTAAATGGTATAAGTACTGAAGTATTTAGTCCTTCAAAAGATAAATTTATAGATAAAAATTTTTCAATAGATGAATATGGTGGAAAGTTAGAAAATAAAATAAATTTATGTAAAGAATTAGGTTTAAAAGATGACAAAAGAGCTCTTTTTATCTTTGTAGGAAGATTCACTTCTCAAAAAGGTGTTGATTTAATATTAGATGCAATTAGTTTATTCAAAACCTATGAAGCTAACTTTGTTATCTTAGGAAGTGGAGAAGATATTTATAATCATAGTTTTGGAAGCTTGGTAGGTGTATATGATAATATTCATATAAAAATAGGTTATGACGAAGCTTTTAGTAGAAAACTTTATGCTAGTGCAGATTTTTTATTGATGCCTTCACTTTTTGAACCTTGTGGTTTAAATCAAATGATTGCTATGGAATATGGAGTTCTTCCCCTTGTATCAAAAACTGGTGGGTTAAAAGATACTGTGACAGATTTTACTGATATAAAAGATATTGAAAACTCTTCTTTAGGTTTAGGAATAACTTTTGATGAGTATAATCTTTTTTGGTTTAATCATGCACTTGCAAAGGCATTTTCTTTATATGGAAATAAAGACAAATTTGAAAGAATCTCTAAGCACAATATGGGTGTTGATAACTCATGGATCCATTCTGCTAAAGAGTATTTAAATCTATATAAATCATAA
- the galT gene encoding galactose-1-phosphate uridylyltransferase, whose amino-acid sequence MSEFRYCKLAREWTLFAPERLKRPKDLNNKKDIYLGEIIHDKCPFDLEREEFTPHEIARVSQDGKWKCRVVPNLYNALSIDIPFQSTRDSFFEKSSGFGAHEVVIETPNHDKQIWNYDFNDLINYFTILQSRVINLKNDDRLAYLSIFKNQGEDAGASMSHSHSQIMGLPFLPKKIKENVEYQKEYFETHNRALFDDILYEELNYEKNIIAQNSEFVLYCPYASQFAFEVKIVSKKKLASLSEFNKSDLSALCDITKEYFSKFYAALGDISFNMIINNAPYKDYDVNTKNYFRFNIEIKPRIYKEAGFEQNTDININVILPETAAKIYKESR is encoded by the coding sequence GTGTCAGAGTTTAGATATTGTAAATTAGCAAGAGAATGGACACTTTTCGCTCCTGAACGGCTTAAGAGACCAAAAGATTTAAACAATAAAAAGGATATATATCTTGGTGAAATAATACATGATAAATGTCCTTTTGATTTAGAAAGAGAGGAGTTTACTCCCCATGAAATTGCAAGGGTTTCACAAGATGGAAAATGGAAATGCAGAGTCGTACCTAATCTATATAATGCTTTATCAATAGATATTCCCTTTCAATCAACTAGAGACAGTTTTTTTGAAAAATCAAGTGGTTTTGGGGCTCATGAAGTTGTAATAGAAACACCAAATCATGATAAGCAAATCTGGAATTACGATTTTAATGATTTAATAAACTATTTTACAATATTGCAAAGTAGGGTTATAAATTTAAAAAATGATGATAGGTTAGCCTATTTGTCTATTTTTAAAAACCAAGGTGAAGATGCTGGTGCTTCAATGTCCCATTCCCATTCTCAAATTATGGGATTGCCTTTTTTACCTAAAAAAATTAAAGAGAATGTAGAGTATCAAAAAGAGTATTTTGAAACCCATAATAGAGCATTATTTGATGATATCTTATATGAAGAGTTGAATTATGAGAAAAATATAATTGCACAGAATAGTGAATTTGTATTGTATTGTCCTTATGCATCACAGTTTGCCTTTGAAGTAAAAATTGTATCAAAGAAAAAATTAGCTTCTTTAAGTGAATTTAATAAAAGTGATTTAAGTGCTTTATGTGATATAACAAAAGAGTATTTCTCAAAATTTTATGCAGCATTAGGAGATATCTCTTTTAATATGATAATTAATAATGCTCCATATAAGGATTATGACGTAAATACAAAAAACTATTTTAGATTTAATATTGAAATAAAACCAAGAATTTATAAAGAGGCTGGATTTGAACAAAATACAGATATAAATATAAATGTAATATTGCCAGAAACGGCAGCAAAAATATACAAGGAGAGTAGATGA
- a CDS encoding 6-phosphofructokinase: MSIAIMTSGGDCAGMNPAIKQFVDYCFTKDVQPYLIYDGLEGLIDGNIKAATYEDVAGIMHEGGTKIRSSRSKRFFEYEYRKQAFENLKKHGIDKIVILGGDGSFRALNQFYKDFGVNFVGVPATIDNDIYGTEYCLGVDTALNIIREATDAIRDTSASFKRACVIETMGRDCGYLALVSAITCGAEVCIIPELDYDLESIGNRLKEELEKGRKYIVCVVAEGCNHDKCTSTNQLVQWLETDIGIETRATILGHVQRGGNPTVFDRLMASEFVTYSIDKLLSDHKGGSVIVYNKSEFQFVTIEHVNSQKYKIRDDLLELAKRLVN, translated from the coding sequence ATGTCAATAGCAATAATGACCTCCGGAGGAGATTGTGCAGGTATGAACCCTGCAATTAAACAGTTTGTAGATTATTGTTTTACAAAAGATGTTCAACCATATTTAATATATGATGGTTTGGAAGGTCTCATTGATGGAAATATTAAAGCTGCAACATATGAAGATGTAGCTGGAATCATGCATGAAGGTGGTACCAAAATAAGGTCTTCAAGGTCAAAAAGATTTTTTGAATATGAGTATAGAAAACAAGCTTTTGAAAATCTAAAAAAGCATGGAATAGATAAGATTGTTATTTTAGGTGGAGATGGTTCTTTTAGAGCATTAAACCAATTTTATAAAGATTTTGGGGTGAACTTTGTAGGAGTTCCTGCTACAATTGATAATGATATATATGGTACAGAGTATTGTTTAGGTGTGGATACCGCACTAAATATAATAAGAGAAGCAACAGATGCTATTAGAGATACTTCTGCTTCTTTTAAAAGAGCTTGTGTGATTGAAACTATGGGAAGAGATTGTGGATATTTGGCATTGGTATCTGCAATTACTTGTGGGGCTGAGGTTTGTATTATTCCTGAACTTGATTATGATTTAGAATCTATAGGTAATAGACTTAAAGAAGAATTAGAAAAAGGGCGTAAATATATAGTTTGTGTTGTTGCAGAAGGTTGTAATCATGATAAATGTACAAGTACAAATCAACTTGTACAATGGTTAGAAACTGATATTGGTATTGAAACAAGAGCAACAATTTTAGGACATGTTCAAAGGGGAGGTAATCCAACGGTTTTTGATAGATTAATGGCTTCAGAGTTTGTTACATACTCTATAGATAAGCTTCTTTCAGACCATAAGGGAGGAAGTGTAATAGTTTATAACAAAAGTGAATTCCAATTTGTAACAATTGAACACGTAAATTCACAAAAATATAAAATTAGAGATGATTTATTAGAATTAGCCAAAAGGTTAGTTAACTAA
- a CDS encoding glycoside hydrolase family 57 protein, which translates to MNKKIYLSFLWHMHQPYYKDDYSKSTLMPWVFLHATKDYYDIPWYMENFPNIKATFNLVPSLLAQIEEYIKGEANDKFIEYLRKEPSTLSNEERLFLEEYLFLPNEQHMIKPFPRYNELLLKFRSDNNTLLNFSNEEIIELEVLFLLTWCGNYLRETNFLIKELINQQRGFSQNQKLDLVQAMFSFLEQIIPYYKKLKEKGQIAISTTPFYHPILPLLLDRKSAVEAKPDVILPITKSADYKGFASKQVSNAIEYYEKHFDTKPNGFWPSEGSVSEKTIELLAKNGVKWACSDEEILFKSLQKSNKEMLYKSYSFMTEEGKVNLFFRDKYLSDLIGFEYSKKNAKEAASDFVSHLKNIYLSAQDSIVVPVILDGENAWEFFPNNAKDFFENLYELLSTQDWCELTLFDEIETIDELETTPLHRLSSGSWINGNFDIWIGSSQKNKAWELLDMTKFDYDKIKDSLDERTIKQIEKEFLIALGSDWFWWYGDDHYTELNHQFDDQFRAHLKNIYRLMDQDVPSDIYTPIVKKDKGKLINIEPTDFIFPTIDGNMSNFFEWLNSGRFDIKKEFSTMDSSALLVEYLYYGIDKEPNLFLYLKGEKIQYKSNFELRLTLNDMIFIFDIKKEKTSIEQNGLYFDIAFDKGVELKLYDYREKKINLMFELYENNKKIQRYPLYDEVILDFDNLFLKNWYI; encoded by the coding sequence GTGAATAAAAAAATATATTTGTCATTTTTATGGCATATGCATCAACCTTATTATAAAGATGATTATTCTAAATCAACTTTAATGCCTTGGGTCTTTTTACATGCTACAAAAGACTATTATGATATACCTTGGTATATGGAAAATTTTCCTAACATAAAGGCTACTTTTAATTTAGTACCATCTTTATTGGCACAAATAGAAGAGTATATAAAAGGTGAAGCAAATGATAAGTTTATTGAGTATTTAAGAAAAGAACCTTCAACCTTAAGCAATGAAGAGAGGCTATTTTTAGAAGAGTATCTTTTCTTGCCAAATGAACAACATATGATAAAACCCTTTCCTAGATACAATGAACTATTACTAAAATTTAGATCAGATAATAATACTTTGTTAAACTTTAGTAATGAAGAGATAATAGAATTAGAGGTTTTATTTTTACTTACTTGGTGTGGTAATTATTTAAGGGAAACTAATTTTTTAATAAAAGAGTTGATAAATCAACAAAGGGGTTTCTCTCAAAATCAAAAACTAGATTTAGTTCAAGCAATGTTTTCTTTTCTTGAACAAATTATTCCTTATTATAAAAAGTTAAAAGAAAAAGGGCAAATTGCAATATCAACAACACCTTTTTATCATCCAATCTTGCCCCTATTACTTGATAGGAAAAGTGCTGTTGAAGCAAAACCAGATGTCATTTTGCCTATTACTAAGAGTGCAGATTATAAAGGATTTGCTTCAAAACAAGTGAGTAATGCAATTGAATATTATGAGAAACATTTTGATACAAAACCAAATGGGTTTTGGCCAAGTGAAGGAAGTGTTAGTGAAAAAACCATAGAACTATTGGCTAAAAATGGTGTAAAATGGGCATGCTCTGATGAAGAGATACTTTTTAAATCTTTACAAAAATCTAATAAAGAGATGTTGTATAAGTCTTATTCTTTTATGACAGAAGAGGGAAAAGTAAATCTATTTTTTAGAGATAAATATTTAAGTGATTTAATAGGATTTGAATATAGTAAAAAAAATGCAAAAGAAGCAGCAAGTGATTTTGTTTCACATTTAAAAAACATATATCTAAGTGCACAAGATAGTATAGTAGTACCAGTTATTTTGGATGGAGAAAATGCTTGGGAGTTTTTCCCAAACAATGCAAAGGATTTTTTTGAAAATCTATATGAACTTTTATCTACACAAGATTGGTGTGAGTTAACTCTTTTTGATGAGATCGAAACTATAGATGAACTTGAAACTACACCTTTACATAGATTATCAAGTGGTAGTTGGATTAATGGAAATTTTGATATTTGGATAGGAAGTTCACAAAAGAACAAAGCTTGGGAACTTCTTGATATGACAAAATTTGATTATGATAAAATAAAAGACTCTTTAGATGAAAGAACAATAAAACAAATAGAAAAAGAGTTTTTAATTGCATTGGGAAGTGACTGGTTTTGGTGGTATGGAGATGATCACTATACAGAACTAAATCATCAATTTGATGATCAGTTTAGGGCACATTTAAAAAATATTTATAGGTTAATGGATCAAGATGTACCTTCAGATATCTATACTCCAATAGTAAAAAAAGATAAAGGTAAGTTAATAAATATAGAACCTACAGATTTTATTTTTCCTACTATTGATGGAAATATGAGTAACTTTTTTGAATGGTTAAATAGTGGAAGATTTGATATAAAAAAAGAGTTTAGTACTATGGATTCCTCAGCTTTATTAGTTGAATATCTTTATTATGGTATTGACAAAGAACCAAATCTTTTTCTATATTTAAAGGGTGAAAAGATCCAATATAAATCAAATTTTGAGTTAAGGTTAACTTTAAATGATATGATATTTATATTTGATATAAAAAAAGAGAAAACAAGTATTGAACAAAATGGTTTATATTTTGATATTGCTTTTGATAAAGGTGTAGAGTTAAAACTTTATGATTATCGAGAGAAAAAAATAAATCTTATGTTTGAGTTGTATGAAAATAATAAAAAAATCCAAAGATATCCTTTATATGATGAAGTTATTCTTGATTTTGATAATCTATTTTTAAAAAATTGGTATATTTAA
- a CDS encoding sugar phosphate nucleotidyltransferase, which translates to MKAIVLAGGFGTRIQPLTNSVPKPMLPILNRPMMEHIIIKLRDELGITEIGVLLYFKPDIIKDYFKDGSDLGVKIEYFLPDDDYGTAGAVAFAKEFLDETFIIVSGDLVTDFDFKKIKRFHEKKQSQLTITLTSVENPLQFGVVIANEEDRIERFLEKPSWGEVFSDTINTGIYIIEPEVLDLIPYKQNFDFAKDLFPKMMKQEIPLWGCSHKGYWRDVGNPESYREVFKDIFSGEIKLPSKGQVSKIDKGNVYLEDGSKLNKKIRVEGTVIIGKNVSIDEGVTLKNCVIGDNCRISKHSEIIDSILWNDVKIGVKVKLNNSVICNNNTIKDETKASFGVIMAEKCLVNKKVSFEKDIIMWPDKVLEASSVVSSNIIWGNRYKSSIFEDGAVIGRTNIELSCEMTTKLAGAFGSILPVGCSIYVSRDYHKSTFMLKRAFVAGILSTGVNIVDPYNVPSNVMRHALSKTDDVVAGIHLRQSVFDPTQTEIIFFTNEGLVLDTKLAQSVERIFFRENFRKVKYDEIGTISEDKNLRDVYIQTIENSFDKNLFKDSELKVAIDIMNGSTSDIYPKIINELGVENIILNAHKSEKLKPNDIVKTQENMQNIVRGLNFDCGFLIYPNGHKLQVIDNKGELIYDYKLLLVILALLDSTTDRKLKVILPAWAPDFVTYDNIEVSREKLSSFKAEQLKEYDLIADSDGHFAFNEFGLNRDSIFTSFKILELLEKSGKKLSKLHNDIPEFSYKGENIPCPSSLKGKMMRKFLEDAKGKKTSSTDGIKIWMNDDEWILMVPDQHNEYINLYVQAEDEKSAGKIFYSYQDKIEKWISE; encoded by the coding sequence ATGAAAGCGATTGTATTAGCTGGTGGGTTTGGAACAAGAATTCAACCATTGACAAATTCTGTTCCTAAACCTATGCTTCCTATATTAAATAGACCTATGATGGAGCATATAATCATAAAGTTAAGGGATGAGTTAGGTATTACTGAAATTGGAGTATTATTATATTTTAAACCTGATATTATAAAAGACTATTTTAAAGATGGTTCAGACTTAGGTGTTAAAATAGAGTACTTTTTACCTGATGATGATTATGGAACAGCTGGAGCAGTTGCTTTTGCAAAAGAGTTTTTGGATGAAACATTTATAATTGTTAGTGGAGATTTAGTTACTGATTTTGATTTTAAAAAAATAAAAAGATTTCATGAAAAAAAACAATCACAATTAACAATTACACTTACATCTGTTGAAAATCCATTACAATTTGGTGTTGTAATTGCAAATGAAGAGGATAGAATAGAAAGGTTTTTAGAAAAACCTAGTTGGGGTGAGGTTTTTAGTGATACTATTAATACAGGTATATATATTATTGAACCTGAAGTTTTAGATTTGATTCCTTATAAACAAAATTTTGATTTTGCTAAAGATTTATTTCCTAAAATGATGAAGCAAGAGATACCTCTTTGGGGATGCTCTCATAAAGGTTACTGGAGAGATGTAGGTAATCCTGAAAGTTATAGAGAAGTATTTAAAGATATATTTAGTGGTGAAATAAAACTTCCTTCTAAGGGTCAAGTATCAAAGATAGACAAAGGTAATGTTTATTTAGAAGATGGTAGTAAACTTAATAAAAAAATTAGAGTAGAAGGAACCGTAATCATTGGTAAAAATGTATCTATTGATGAGGGTGTTACTTTAAAAAATTGTGTAATTGGAGATAATTGTAGAATTAGTAAACATTCAGAAATTATTGATTCAATACTTTGGAATGATGTAAAAATTGGTGTAAAAGTAAAACTAAATAATTCAGTTATTTGTAATAATAATACTATAAAAGATGAAACTAAAGCTTCATTTGGTGTTATTATGGCTGAAAAATGTTTGGTAAATAAGAAAGTATCTTTTGAAAAGGATATTATTATGTGGCCAGATAAAGTTTTAGAAGCTTCATCTGTAGTTAGTTCAAATATAATCTGGGGGAATAGATATAAATCTTCAATTTTTGAAGATGGGGCAGTTATAGGAAGAACTAATATAGAACTTTCTTGTGAAATGACTACTAAGCTTGCAGGTGCTTTTGGTTCAATTCTTCCTGTTGGGTGTTCAATTTATGTTTCAAGGGATTATCATAAATCTACATTTATGTTAAAAAGAGCATTTGTTGCAGGGATTCTTTCAACCGGAGTTAATATTGTTGACCCATATAATGTTCCGTCAAACGTGATGAGACATGCTTTAAGCAAAACAGATGATGTTGTTGCAGGGATACACTTAAGACAATCAGTTTTTGACCCAACTCAAACAGAGATAATATTTTTTACAAATGAGGGATTAGTTTTAGATACTAAATTAGCTCAATCTGTTGAGAGAATATTTTTTAGAGAAAATTTTAGAAAAGTAAAATATGATGAGATAGGTACAATTAGTGAAGATAAAAATCTTAGAGATGTTTATATTCAAACAATTGAAAACTCTTTTGATAAAAACTTATTTAAAGATAGTGAACTTAAAGTTGCTATAGATATTATGAATGGTTCAACTTCAGATATTTATCCTAAAATCATAAATGAATTGGGGGTTGAAAACATTATATTAAATGCTCATAAAAGTGAAAAATTAAAACCTAATGATATTGTCAAAACCCAAGAAAATATGCAAAATATTGTTAGAGGTTTAAATTTTGATTGTGGTTTTTTAATATATCCAAATGGACATAAACTACAAGTGATTGATAATAAAGGTGAATTGATTTATGATTATAAATTGTTATTAGTGATTTTAGCTTTATTAGATAGTACAACAGATAGAAAATTAAAAGTGATTTTACCTGCATGGGCACCAGACTTTGTAACTTATGATAATATAGAGGTTTCAAGGGAAAAACTATCTAGTTTTAAAGCTGAGCAGTTAAAAGAGTATGATTTGATTGCTGATAGTGATGGGCATTTCGCTTTTAATGAATTTGGATTAAATAGGGATTCTATTTTCACAAGTTTTAAAATTTTGGAATTACTTGAAAAATCAGGTAAAAAATTATCTAAATTACATAATGATATACCAGAATTTTCATATAAAGGTGAAAATATACCTTGTCCTAGTTCTCTAAAAGGGAAAATGATGAGAAAATTTCTTGAAGATGCTAAAGGGAAAAAAACATCTTCAACAGATGGAATTAAAATTTGGATGAATGATGATGAATGGATACTTATGGTTCCTGATCAACACAATGAGTATATAAATCTTTATGTTCAGGCTGAAGATGAAAAAAGTGCTGGAAAGATTTTTTACTCATATCAAGATAAAATAGAAAAGTGGATAAGTGAATAA
- the gap gene encoding type I glyceraldehyde-3-phosphate dehydrogenase → MALKVAINGTGRIGLIAAKIIAQRSDIELVALNTTSDLDMLVYLLKYDSVHMGVDAEIIDDNHISINGCKVKVFSDRDPKNIDFGGCGATVVIECTGAFLTTEKCQAYLKGGVEKVVMSAPAKDDTPTFVLNINTDSYNGEKIISNASCTTNGLAPICKVLDDNFGIENGLMTTIHSYTNDQNILDVKHNKDKRRARAAALNMIPTTTGAAKAIGLVMPHLQGKLNGYAMRVPTADVSVVDLTVNLKKDVTKEDVNKAMELASQSQFDGFIEIDNDKRVSSDFIGSSYSSSFVPDMTSVVDGKTVKVLAWYDNEWGYTSRLVDMTLFVGQN, encoded by the coding sequence ATGGCATTAAAAGTAGCAATCAATGGAACAGGTAGAATAGGTCTTATAGCAGCAAAAATTATTGCTCAAAGAAGTGATATTGAGTTAGTAGCATTAAATACTACTAGTGATTTAGATATGCTAGTTTATTTGTTAAAGTATGATAGCGTACACATGGGAGTAGATGCTGAAATAATAGATGATAATCATATTAGTATAAATGGTTGCAAAGTAAAAGTATTTTCTGATAGAGATCCAAAAAATATTGATTTTGGTGGTTGTGGAGCTACAGTAGTTATTGAGTGTACAGGTGCATTTTTAACAACTGAAAAATGTCAAGCATATCTAAAAGGTGGAGTTGAAAAAGTTGTAATGAGTGCTCCTGCAAAAGATGATACTCCAACATTTGTTTTAAATATCAACACAGATTCTTATAATGGAGAAAAAATTATCTCTAATGCATCTTGCACAACAAATGGATTAGCTCCAATTTGTAAAGTTTTAGATGATAATTTTGGGATTGAAAATGGTTTAATGACTACAATTCACTCATATACAAATGATCAAAATATTTTAGATGTAAAACATAATAAAGATAAAAGAAGAGCAAGAGCAGCTGCACTTAATATGATACCAACAACTACAGGAGCTGCAAAAGCTATTGGTTTAGTTATGCCTCACTTACAAGGTAAATTAAATGGGTATGCTATGAGAGTTCCAACAGCTGATGTTTCAGTGGTAGATTTAACTGTTAATCTTAAAAAAGATGTAACAAAAGAGGATGTAAATAAAGCTATGGAATTGGCAAGTCAATCACAGTTTGATGGATTTATTGAAATCGATAATGACAAAAGAGTTTCAAGTGATTTTATAGGAAGTTCATACTCTTCATCATTTGTTCCTGATATGACTTCAGTAGTTGATGGTAAAACAGTAAAAGTTTTAGCTTGGTACGATAATGAATGGGGATATACAAGTAGGTTAGTTGATATGACTTTATTTGTTGGTCAAAATTAA